A region from the Marinobacter sp. SS13-12 genome encodes:
- a CDS encoding NHL repeat-containing protein — protein MKAIGKWPGYVVLALVAMLALLAWVGGAINWNQEPPYAPVHSWGEKGSGPGQLDDPTGIAVTDTEVFVSDARNGRIQVFDHEGRFKREFGTTGDGIGELGRPMNLTIHGQKLYVPEYMNDRIQVFSLAGESLAVIGSPGEEPGQFDAPGGVAVAENGDLFVADFYNHRVQHLRADGTFVKQWGTTGENGKGIGEFTYPTDVTFADDGTLYVADGYGNRVQAFDTGGDFLYKWGGPFALGLYGPFKGWLTTATSIAVGPEGSVFVVDFYNDRIQKFAADGGYLTAFGSEPENPGHTAIAVAIGNDGTVWSVNFADNRVEKWEPVK, from the coding sequence ATGAAAGCAATCGGGAAATGGCCGGGTTACGTCGTTCTTGCTCTTGTGGCCATGCTGGCATTGCTTGCCTGGGTGGGCGGGGCCATCAACTGGAATCAGGAGCCGCCGTATGCTCCCGTTCATAGCTGGGGTGAAAAGGGCAGCGGCCCGGGACAGTTGGACGATCCTACCGGCATTGCCGTAACGGACACCGAAGTCTTCGTGTCCGACGCGCGCAACGGGCGAATCCAGGTTTTTGACCATGAAGGGCGGTTCAAAAGGGAATTCGGCACCACCGGCGATGGCATCGGCGAACTCGGGCGACCGATGAACCTGACGATCCACGGCCAAAAGCTCTACGTTCCCGAATACATGAACGACCGCATCCAGGTATTCAGCCTCGCGGGCGAGTCTCTTGCAGTAATCGGCAGCCCCGGTGAGGAACCGGGGCAGTTCGATGCACCGGGCGGTGTTGCCGTCGCGGAAAATGGCGACCTTTTCGTGGCTGACTTTTACAATCACCGTGTGCAGCACTTGCGGGCGGACGGTACCTTCGTCAAACAGTGGGGAACCACCGGGGAGAACGGAAAGGGCATTGGGGAATTTACCTACCCTACTGATGTAACGTTTGCCGATGATGGGACTCTCTATGTGGCAGATGGTTATGGAAATCGTGTCCAGGCTTTCGATACCGGGGGCGATTTCCTGTACAAGTGGGGAGGGCCGTTTGCGCTGGGCCTCTACGGGCCGTTCAAGGGCTGGCTCACCACCGCAACATCCATTGCCGTTGGTCCCGAAGGCAGTGTCTTTGTGGTCGATTTCTATAACGATCGTATACAGAAGTTCGCGGCGGACGGGGGCTACCTCACCGCATTCGGCAGCGAGCCGGAAAACCCCGGCCACACGGCCATAGCTGTCGCCATCGGGAATGACGGAACCGTGTGGAGCGTGAACTTTGCCGATAATCGGGTCGAGAAGTGGGAACCCGTGAAGTAA
- a CDS encoding TolC family protein, which produces MIRHTGIQTVLAVFITLSAPAMAESPETVEQWVDEALANNATLGALQSTIEAAEAEVEGSGTWADPVVKYGLAPETLEGPNMVGHRFEVSQKLPWPDQLSASREASEAGVVAARHDSLWQTRKLTASVKEAYARWWYSNQAIELHHETRALVEQLTEIARQRLDYGEGSQSDLLRIATELDTLDTQLVGLKGEQARISSSFIPLLGRRPQPSGLALTVPPRTPMATDSLAEIDHPLVQAAEARTAEARARLDAAEVSRRPVFTASAGYNGLWADESKRWIVGVGVQVPLSGQRQKSAVRKAAAEVSRHQWQTTQAHRDLLASIGDMTAAVQAGHGRLEILDERHIPNQRAHWEASLNELASGADRLEDAITSARQLTGVQLTRTAVIRDLFSARARYEALSPMPTNALSN; this is translated from the coding sequence ATGATCCGACATACCGGAATTCAGACCGTTCTGGCGGTCTTTATCACACTATCTGCACCGGCAATGGCCGAATCGCCTGAAACAGTGGAGCAATGGGTTGATGAGGCACTGGCCAACAACGCTACCTTGGGCGCCTTACAATCAACCATCGAAGCGGCAGAAGCCGAAGTGGAAGGCTCGGGCACCTGGGCAGACCCTGTTGTCAAGTATGGCCTGGCTCCCGAAACCCTGGAGGGCCCGAACATGGTCGGGCACCGGTTTGAGGTCAGCCAGAAATTGCCCTGGCCGGACCAGCTGTCGGCCTCCCGCGAAGCCTCGGAAGCTGGCGTAGTTGCGGCCAGACACGACAGCCTCTGGCAAACCCGAAAACTGACCGCCTCCGTCAAGGAAGCCTATGCCCGCTGGTGGTATTCGAACCAGGCCATTGAGCTGCATCACGAAACCCGCGCCCTGGTGGAACAATTAACCGAAATCGCCAGACAGAGACTGGATTATGGCGAGGGCTCGCAGAGCGACTTACTCCGTATAGCAACGGAGCTGGACACCCTGGACACGCAATTGGTCGGACTAAAGGGCGAACAGGCCCGGATTTCCTCCAGCTTCATCCCATTGCTGGGCCGACGCCCCCAACCGTCCGGACTGGCGCTAACCGTACCCCCTCGCACACCCATGGCCACAGACAGCCTGGCGGAAATCGATCACCCACTGGTTCAGGCCGCCGAGGCCCGAACGGCCGAAGCGCGCGCCCGACTGGACGCTGCAGAAGTCAGCCGCAGACCTGTATTTACCGCCAGTGCTGGCTACAACGGCCTCTGGGCGGACGAAAGCAAACGCTGGATCGTTGGCGTTGGCGTACAGGTTCCTTTGAGTGGGCAGCGACAGAAAAGTGCCGTTCGCAAGGCCGCGGCGGAAGTATCGAGGCACCAGTGGCAAACCACCCAGGCCCACCGTGACCTGCTCGCTTCCATTGGCGATATGACGGCAGCTGTGCAAGCCGGCCACGGACGCCTGGAAATTCTTGATGAGCGGCATATTCCCAACCAGCGTGCGCACTGGGAAGCCAGCCTGAACGAACTGGCCAGCGGCGCCGACCGGCTGGAAGACGCCATCACCAGCGCACGACAGCTCACCGGAGTACAACTCACACGGACTGCGGTCATCCGCGACCTGTTCAGCGCCAGGGCCCGTTACGAGGCCTTGTCACCCATGCCAACCAACGCACTATCAAACTGA
- a CDS encoding efflux RND transporter permease subunit has product MINAIIQWSLHNRFFVLLATLILTGWGLYAVKETPIDAIPDLSDVQVIVKTTYPGQAPQVVEDQVTYPLTTAMLSVPGAKTVRGFSFFGDSFVYVIFDDDTDLYWARSRVLEYLSQVSGDLPDAARPELGPDATGVGWVYSYALVDRTGQHDLSELRAIQDWFLKFELQTVPGVSEVASVGGMVKQYQVVVDPDRLRAHDITLQRIHAAINNANQETGASVVEMAEAEYMVRVTGYLQNEEDLRQVPLGVNDNGKPLLLKDVADVQLGPQIRRGIAELNGEGEVAGGIVVMRFGENALETIEGVKQRLEDIKASLPDGVEVVPTYDRSTLINNAVDNLYGKLLQEFLVVIVICAVFLFHLRSSLVVIVSLPVGILAAFVVMHAQGINANIMSLGGIAIAIGAMVDGAIVMVENVHKHMERTPLTPENRWAVMSRAAGEVGPALFFSLMIITVSFLPVFTLEAQEGKLFAPLAFTKTYAMAAAAGLAITLVPVLMGYFIRGKVLPEHRNPINRLLIALYRPVIGWALRRPALMLAGGLVVLVIGFWPANKLGSEFMPPLDEGDLMYMPTTYPGISIGKARQILQQTDKLIATIPEVETVFGKIGRAETATDPAPLTMIETFIQFKPRDQWRPGVTPESLRRELDETVRLPGLTNAWVMPIKTRIDMLSTGIKTPVGIKVAGPDLDVIQGIGEELERVLADLPGTASVFSERVAGGRYIKVDIQREAAARFGLNIEDIQAVVRTAIGGMNVGSTVEGLERYPINLRYPQGYRDSVEQMRLLPMVTPNGQRIALADVADIRIDKGPPMIKSENARINGWTLVDIEGRDLGSWVEEAQERVRNTVELPAGYSLTWSGQYEYMQRAKERLTMVVPLTLAVIIILLYLNFRNLTEVGIILGTLPFGMIGGIWLMYLLGYNLSVAVAVGFIALAGVAVEIGVLMLVYLNQSLHNALETVDHQPGELSADALRQAISDGAAQRVRPIMMTFAAIVAGLIPIMLSSGTGSEVMQRIAGPMIGGMITTLMLTLLLIPVIFYLWQRARLKTLARKGTTQ; this is encoded by the coding sequence ATGATTAACGCCATTATCCAGTGGTCGCTTCATAACCGATTCTTTGTGCTGCTTGCCACCCTGATCCTGACCGGGTGGGGGCTCTATGCCGTCAAGGAAACGCCCATTGACGCCATACCGGACCTGTCGGACGTGCAGGTGATCGTCAAAACCACCTATCCGGGCCAGGCGCCTCAGGTGGTGGAAGACCAGGTGACCTACCCGCTCACCACCGCCATGCTGTCGGTGCCGGGGGCCAAGACCGTTCGGGGTTTTTCCTTCTTCGGTGATTCCTTCGTTTACGTCATTTTCGATGACGACACCGACCTGTACTGGGCCCGTTCCCGGGTACTGGAATACCTGAGCCAGGTGTCCGGGGACCTGCCCGACGCCGCCAGACCGGAACTGGGGCCCGACGCCACTGGCGTTGGCTGGGTGTATTCCTACGCCCTGGTGGACCGCACTGGTCAGCACGACCTGTCAGAACTGCGGGCCATTCAGGACTGGTTCCTGAAGTTTGAACTGCAGACCGTACCCGGCGTATCCGAGGTGGCCAGCGTGGGCGGCATGGTCAAACAGTACCAGGTGGTGGTGGACCCGGACCGGCTGCGGGCCCACGACATTACCCTGCAGCGCATCCACGCGGCCATCAACAACGCCAACCAGGAAACCGGCGCCTCGGTGGTGGAGATGGCCGAGGCGGAATACATGGTGCGGGTCACCGGCTACCTGCAAAACGAAGAGGATCTGCGGCAGGTTCCCCTGGGTGTTAACGACAATGGCAAGCCCCTGTTACTGAAGGATGTGGCGGATGTGCAGCTTGGCCCCCAGATTCGTCGGGGGATCGCAGAACTGAACGGGGAAGGCGAGGTGGCCGGTGGCATCGTGGTGATGCGCTTCGGGGAGAATGCCCTGGAAACCATTGAAGGCGTCAAACAACGCCTGGAGGACATCAAGGCCAGCCTGCCAGACGGAGTGGAAGTGGTCCCCACCTACGACCGCTCCACCCTGATCAACAACGCGGTGGACAACCTGTACGGCAAGCTGTTGCAGGAATTCCTGGTGGTCATCGTGATCTGCGCGGTGTTCCTGTTCCACCTGCGTTCCTCACTGGTGGTCATTGTCAGCCTGCCGGTGGGCATTCTCGCGGCCTTCGTGGTGATGCATGCCCAGGGCATCAACGCCAACATCATGTCCCTCGGGGGTATCGCCATTGCCATCGGCGCCATGGTGGACGGCGCCATCGTGATGGTGGAGAACGTCCATAAACACATGGAGCGAACCCCGCTGACACCGGAAAACCGGTGGGCCGTGATGTCACGGGCCGCTGGCGAGGTCGGGCCGGCGCTGTTTTTCTCGCTGATGATCATCACCGTGAGCTTTCTGCCGGTGTTCACTCTTGAAGCCCAGGAAGGCAAACTCTTCGCCCCCCTGGCCTTCACCAAGACCTACGCCATGGCAGCGGCGGCAGGGCTGGCCATCACCCTGGTGCCGGTGCTGATGGGATATTTCATCCGTGGCAAGGTCTTGCCCGAGCATCGCAACCCCATCAACCGGCTGCTGATCGCCCTGTACCGGCCGGTGATCGGCTGGGCCCTGCGGCGGCCGGCGCTGATGCTGGCGGGTGGCCTGGTGGTGCTGGTGATTGGCTTCTGGCCCGCCAACAAACTGGGCAGTGAATTCATGCCGCCCCTGGATGAGGGCGATCTGATGTACATGCCCACTACTTATCCCGGCATTTCCATCGGCAAGGCACGGCAGATTCTGCAGCAGACCGACAAGCTGATCGCGACTATTCCGGAAGTGGAGACCGTGTTCGGCAAGATCGGCCGCGCTGAAACCGCCACTGATCCAGCCCCGCTGACCATGATCGAGACCTTTATCCAGTTCAAACCCCGGGATCAGTGGCGGCCAGGCGTGACGCCAGAATCCCTGCGCCGGGAACTGGACGAAACCGTCAGGCTGCCCGGCCTGACCAACGCCTGGGTAATGCCCATCAAGACCCGCATCGACATGCTTTCCACTGGCATCAAGACCCCGGTCGGCATCAAGGTGGCCGGGCCAGATCTGGACGTGATTCAAGGGATCGGGGAGGAACTGGAACGGGTACTGGCCGATCTGCCCGGTACCGCCTCGGTCTTTTCCGAGAGGGTGGCGGGCGGGCGCTACATCAAGGTGGACATACAACGGGAGGCTGCCGCCCGGTTCGGCCTGAACATTGAAGACATCCAGGCCGTGGTCCGCACCGCCATTGGTGGCATGAACGTGGGCAGCACCGTGGAAGGCCTGGAACGCTATCCCATCAACCTGCGTTATCCCCAGGGCTACCGGGATTCGGTGGAGCAGATGCGCCTGCTGCCCATGGTGACACCCAACGGTCAACGCATCGCCCTTGCGGACGTAGCCGATATCCGGATCGACAAAGGCCCCCCGATGATCAAGTCGGAAAACGCCCGCATCAACGGCTGGACCCTGGTGGATATAGAGGGCCGGGACCTGGGCAGCTGGGTCGAAGAAGCCCAGGAACGGGTGCGAAACACAGTGGAGCTGCCCGCAGGCTACTCACTCACCTGGTCCGGCCAGTACGAATACATGCAGCGCGCCAAGGAACGCCTGACCATGGTGGTGCCCCTGACCCTGGCCGTTATCATCATCCTGCTGTACCTGAACTTTCGTAACCTGACCGAGGTGGGCATCATCCTGGGCACCTTGCCATTCGGGATGATCGGCGGTATCTGGCTGATGTATCTGCTGGGTTACAACCTTTCTGTAGCCGTGGCCGTCGGCTTTATTGCCCTGGCCGGAGTAGCCGTTGAAATTGGCGTACTGATGCTGGTGTACCTGAACCAGTCCCTGCACAACGCTCTGGAGACCGTGGATCATCAGCCAGGGGAGTTGTCGGCAGATGCCCTGCGCCAGGCCATCAGCGACGGAGCCGCCCAGCGGGTGCGCCCGATCATGATGACCTTTGCCGCCATCGTTGCCGGCCTGATTCCTATCATGCTCAGCAGTGGCACCGGTTCGGAAGTGATGCAACGCATCGCCGGCCCGATGATCGGCGGCATGATCACCACCCTGATGCTGACGCTGCTGCTGATTCCGGTGATTTTCTATCTCTGGCAGCGTGCGCGTCTGAAAACTCTCGCCAGAAAAGGAACTACCCAATGA
- a CDS encoding YeeE/YedE thiosulfate transporter family protein: MFSVVIALTIAAVIGYTAQVTGLCMVRGVSDWIRGRRLRLTAILIAGFWIYLFTPLLEYHEYSFLAVYPFHWSIPLGGFVFGVGAAINGACSISTATRLSSGDLRMVLTMLGWLAGWVLLIIADVEPDLRRTTYQLGLLPWFAVGALVLASILVYWKFRYRWRMWSGIMLVGIFAGVLFLYEPAWSPSDFVRDAGLNLMTGASSSPSLSRALILVAMLLGMTVGAWRFGRFRWVLPGGGEIGKHLGSGLMMGIGSALALGGNDFQLLLALPALSPASLSALAGMLAGIWLGAWLTMDRPNPHFTL; the protein is encoded by the coding sequence ATGTTTTCAGTTGTAATCGCATTGACCATTGCAGCGGTGATTGGTTACACCGCCCAGGTAACCGGCCTCTGTATGGTCCGTGGCGTCAGTGACTGGATCAGGGGCCGGCGTCTGCGCCTGACGGCCATTCTTATCGCCGGGTTCTGGATCTACCTGTTCACACCTCTGCTCGAATATCACGAGTATTCCTTCCTGGCGGTCTACCCCTTTCACTGGTCAATTCCCCTGGGTGGTTTCGTGTTCGGGGTTGGGGCGGCGATCAATGGCGCCTGTTCGATTTCCACGGCAACGCGTCTTTCCAGCGGCGACCTGCGCATGGTGCTGACCATGCTGGGCTGGCTGGCCGGATGGGTGCTGCTGATCATTGCGGACGTGGAGCCGGACCTGCGCAGAACAACCTACCAACTCGGGCTTCTGCCCTGGTTTGCCGTGGGCGCCCTGGTGCTGGCGTCGATACTGGTTTACTGGAAATTTCGCTACCGCTGGCGCATGTGGAGTGGGATCATGCTGGTGGGGATTTTTGCCGGCGTCCTCTTCCTGTATGAACCGGCCTGGTCACCCAGTGATTTTGTGCGGGACGCGGGGCTGAATCTGATGACTGGCGCCTCATCATCTCCTTCGCTTTCCCGGGCACTGATTCTGGTCGCCATGTTGCTGGGCATGACAGTCGGTGCCTGGCGTTTCGGACGCTTCCGCTGGGTGCTGCCTGGCGGCGGTGAAATCGGCAAACACCTTGGCAGTGGTCTCATGATGGGCATCGGCTCGGCGCTCGCGCTGGGGGGGAATGATTTCCAGTTGTTGCTGGCCCTGCCCGCGTTATCCCCTGCCAGCCTCTCTGCCCTTGCGGGTATGCTGGCGGGGATCTGGCTGGGTGCCTGGCTAACCATGGACCGGCCGAACCCTCACTTCACTCTCTGA
- a CDS encoding transporter: protein MHSNRPSAGVSLLIGALLLTVVSWVQAAPNTFNTALPVAEGQYLWREQLVLRERSDNGPMERDVSVQALGSVLGYGVTSRFAVFGIIPYFFNKELDVTTPLGRVERDTSGFGDVSLFGRYTLYKKDYTGSTFRVAPVFGLTAPTGDDNDSDRFGELPRPLQAGDGAWDGFGGVVTSYQTLQYQVDGQLLYRENGRHDGFARGDETRFDASLQYRIWPRSLKGVPGTPGFVYALLESNVIHRERDELQSGTDADSGGTQWLLAPGLQYVSRGWIVEGTVQLPVAEDSNGDAIEDDYIVRVGFRRNF, encoded by the coding sequence ATGCACAGTAACCGCCCCTCAGCTGGTGTGTCACTGCTGATTGGTGCCCTACTGCTGACTGTTGTGTCTTGGGTGCAGGCGGCCCCCAACACGTTCAACACCGCCCTGCCGGTGGCCGAAGGACAATACCTCTGGCGTGAGCAGCTTGTGTTGCGTGAACGCTCGGACAATGGGCCTATGGAACGCGACGTCTCGGTGCAGGCGCTGGGCAGCGTGCTGGGTTATGGCGTCACTTCCAGGTTCGCCGTGTTTGGCATAATCCCCTACTTCTTCAATAAAGAGCTGGACGTCACCACGCCCCTGGGCAGGGTTGAGCGTGACACCAGCGGCTTTGGTGACGTTTCACTGTTCGGCCGCTACACGCTCTACAAGAAGGATTATACGGGCAGCACCTTCCGCGTGGCACCGGTGTTCGGCCTCACCGCCCCTACCGGCGATGATAACGACAGCGATCGTTTCGGCGAACTGCCAAGACCTCTGCAGGCCGGAGACGGCGCCTGGGACGGTTTCGGCGGTGTGGTCACCAGCTATCAGACCCTCCAGTACCAGGTGGATGGGCAGTTGCTCTACCGCGAAAACGGGCGCCATGACGGTTTCGCACGAGGCGACGAGACGCGCTTCGACGCTTCACTGCAATACCGGATCTGGCCGCGAAGCCTGAAGGGCGTGCCTGGCACGCCGGGCTTCGTCTACGCCCTGCTGGAATCCAATGTCATCCATCGGGAACGCGACGAACTGCAGAGTGGCACCGACGCCGATTCCGGGGGCACCCAGTGGTTGCTCGCGCCGGGACTGCAATACGTCAGCCGAGGCTGGATCGTCGAAGGCACGGTACAGTTGCCTGTGGCCGAAGACTCGAACGGTGACGCCATAGAAGATGATTACATTGTGCGCGTCGGCTTTCGTCGTAATTTCTAG
- a CDS encoding sterol desaturase family protein, with amino-acid sequence MTPRRGSFNALARGQGDHCLLPPDYRSLTRGIPVTDTLLANEPLIRVSFFLPVLAMMALWEVFAARRPQQIGRLTRWPNNLLIVVLDTLAVRLVFPAAAVGTAFMASENGWGLLNLVSLPGWFAVIVSVLVLDAAIYFQHRLFHAVPWLWRLHRMHHADLEFDVTTGLRFHPIEIVLSMAIKLTVVLALGAPALAVVIFEVLLNATSMFNHGNVRMPLWLDRYMRLFVVTPDMHRVHHSVIVRETDSNFGFNLPWWDRLFGTYRAQPEKGHLGMTIGIEDFRTVQDLRLDRMLIQPFRPAHEKAKLSVRE; translated from the coding sequence GTGACACCCCGACGGGGTTCGTTCAACGCCCTGGCCCGGGGACAGGGAGATCATTGCCTACTGCCGCCGGACTACCGGTCATTAACCCGAGGCATTCCTGTGACCGACACTCTGCTTGCTAACGAACCCCTCATCCGGGTCAGCTTTTTCCTCCCGGTGCTGGCCATGATGGCCCTATGGGAAGTGTTTGCGGCACGCAGGCCACAGCAGATCGGGCGACTGACACGCTGGCCCAACAATCTTCTCATCGTTGTTCTGGACACACTGGCCGTACGCCTGGTATTCCCTGCGGCGGCCGTCGGCACTGCCTTTATGGCATCGGAAAACGGTTGGGGTTTGCTGAATCTGGTATCGCTGCCAGGTTGGTTTGCGGTGATTGTATCGGTACTGGTGCTGGACGCCGCCATCTACTTCCAGCACCGACTGTTCCATGCCGTGCCCTGGCTCTGGCGCCTTCACCGGATGCACCACGCAGATCTGGAATTTGACGTGACCACCGGCCTGCGCTTCCATCCCATCGAGATCGTTCTGTCCATGGCCATCAAACTGACCGTGGTGCTGGCATTGGGTGCCCCGGCGCTGGCGGTGGTGATTTTCGAGGTATTGCTGAATGCCACCTCCATGTTCAACCATGGCAACGTCCGGATGCCCCTCTGGCTCGATCGGTATATGCGGCTGTTCGTGGTGACACCCGACATGCACCGGGTCCACCACTCGGTCATCGTGCGGGAGACCGACAGCAACTTCGGCTTCAACCTGCCCTGGTGGGACCGGCTGTTCGGCACCTACCGAGCCCAGCCGGAAAAGGGCCATCTGGGCATGACCATTGGAATCGAGGACTTTCGCACGGTGCAGGATCTGCGCCTGGACCGGATGCTGATCCAGCCTTTCCGGCCTGCTCACGAAAAGGCCAAGCTGAGCGTCAGAGAGTGA
- a CDS encoding oleate hydratase, with the protein MARSDIPGTAPSKLKAHIDALEAQGVDVTPDASSRHLHNGIDTPLPPADLHGAYVNNRPLPTDGIVDRRAWIVGSGIAGLSAAFFLIRDGHMPAGNITFLEEQDIEGGSLDGAGNAEDGYIVRGGREMEMTYQNFWDVFSEIPALELPEPFTVLDEYRIVNDADKNWSKARLLEKQGQIRDFSTMELTKRQQLEVVRLLLARKEDLDDITVEEWFSEGFLNSNFYTFWRTMFAFQNWHSVLEMKLYMHRFLHLMDGLNDMTSLVFPKYNQYDAFVRPLMNWLKNQGVNIQYDTIVENLEMETSGDARTVTAIQCHGSEGDKTFNVGGRDLVFITTGSMTEDTAYGDDDTAPELKDYAKAGPGSGWQLWTNLAQQSDVFGRPEKFCGDIPGSTWESVTLTCRPSPLMDKLMELSVNDPYSGFTATGGIITFTDSAWLMSFTCNRQPHFPDQPDDVIVLWTYALLMDKPGDYVKKPMPECTGKEVLAEMCYHLGLIDQLDEVMAATRTRIALMPYITAQFMPRAKGDRPWVVPEGYSNLACMGQFVETHNDVVFTLESSVRTARVGVYSLLGINKQVPDIYPGQYDIRRLLRATRTLNNDEAFLGEGFLRRILGGTYFEHILPLGPDEKAEELSRPGLFEQQVQALRGLVEDNHTLEEARDWVQGVLSKLRGRR; encoded by the coding sequence ATGGCCCGCTCGGATATCCCCGGAACAGCGCCCTCGAAACTCAAAGCCCATATCGACGCACTGGAGGCCCAGGGCGTTGATGTCACCCCCGACGCTTCCTCCCGGCATCTGCACAACGGTATTGATACGCCGCTGCCTCCGGCGGACCTGCACGGTGCCTATGTCAACAATCGCCCGCTTCCCACCGACGGTATCGTAGACCGGCGCGCCTGGATTGTGGGCAGTGGTATCGCCGGCCTGTCCGCCGCTTTCTTTCTGATCCGTGACGGCCATATGCCGGCTGGCAATATTACCTTCCTGGAAGAGCAGGACATTGAGGGCGGCTCCCTTGATGGCGCCGGTAACGCCGAAGACGGTTACATCGTGCGTGGCGGTCGGGAAATGGAAATGACCTACCAGAATTTCTGGGATGTGTTCTCGGAGATACCGGCTCTGGAGTTGCCGGAACCTTTCACCGTGCTGGATGAATACCGCATCGTAAACGATGCCGACAAGAACTGGTCAAAGGCAAGGTTGCTGGAGAAACAGGGCCAGATCAGGGACTTTTCGACCATGGAACTGACCAAACGGCAGCAGTTGGAAGTGGTCAGGCTTCTGCTGGCGCGCAAGGAGGACCTGGACGACATCACGGTGGAGGAGTGGTTCAGCGAAGGGTTTCTTAACAGCAATTTCTACACCTTCTGGCGGACGATGTTTGCCTTCCAGAACTGGCATTCCGTGCTTGAAATGAAACTCTACATGCACCGTTTCCTGCACCTGATGGACGGGCTCAACGACATGACCTCGCTCGTCTTTCCGAAATACAATCAATACGATGCTTTCGTGCGCCCGCTGATGAACTGGCTCAAGAACCAGGGTGTTAACATCCAGTACGACACCATTGTCGAGAACCTGGAGATGGAAACTTCTGGTGACGCCAGAACGGTCACGGCGATCCAGTGCCATGGCAGCGAAGGAGATAAGACCTTTAACGTCGGCGGGCGCGACCTGGTGTTCATCACCACCGGCTCAATGACCGAAGACACCGCTTACGGCGATGACGACACGGCGCCAGAACTGAAAGATTACGCTAAGGCAGGCCCGGGTTCCGGCTGGCAGTTGTGGACAAACCTGGCGCAGCAATCGGACGTGTTTGGCCGGCCGGAGAAGTTTTGCGGCGACATCCCCGGCTCAACCTGGGAGTCCGTCACCCTCACCTGCAGGCCCTCCCCTTTGATGGACAAGCTAATGGAGCTGTCGGTCAACGACCCCTATTCCGGATTCACGGCAACAGGCGGAATCATCACTTTTACCGATTCAGCCTGGCTGATGAGCTTCACCTGCAACCGCCAGCCACATTTTCCGGACCAGCCTGATGACGTGATTGTGCTGTGGACCTACGCTCTGTTGATGGACAAGCCCGGCGATTACGTGAAAAAGCCGATGCCCGAATGTACCGGCAAAGAGGTGCTGGCCGAGATGTGCTATCACCTGGGCCTGATCGATCAGCTCGACGAGGTGATGGCCGCCACTAGAACCCGGATTGCGCTGATGCCCTACATCACCGCGCAATTCATGCCACGCGCCAAAGGTGACCGGCCCTGGGTCGTGCCGGAAGGCTACAGCAACCTGGCCTGCATGGGCCAGTTTGTGGAGACCCACAACGATGTGGTGTTTACACTGGAAAGTTCGGTGCGCACAGCCCGGGTCGGCGTCTACAGCCTGTTGGGTATCAATAAACAGGTGCCGGACATCTATCCGGGCCAGTACGATATCCGCCGGCTGCTGCGGGCGACCCGTACCCTGAATAACGACGAGGCATTTCTGGGCGAAGGCTTCCTGCGTCGCATCCTCGGCGGCACCTATTTCGAACATATCCTGCCGCTGGGCCCGGATGAGAAGGCCGAGGAGCTGAGCCGGCCGGGTCTGTTCGAGCAGCAGGTCCAGGCGCTTCGAGGTCTTGTTGAAGACAACCACACACTCGAAGAAGCCAGGGACTGGGTTCAGGGTGTATTGAGCAAGTTGCGCGGGCGTCGCTGA
- a CDS encoding SRPBCC family protein produces the protein MGKTYQSVVVNAPAETVWAKLRDFHDLSWAPDVVTRVDVVGDKAGDQPGAKRVLNEAFHETLHALDDNNRELTYSIDEGPSPVSSNEVSNYEGHVQVRPVTEGDGGTFVEWYSHWKGNDESAAEFCHGIYAGLLGQLKKTLEH, from the coding sequence ATGGGCAAAACCTATCAATCAGTTGTGGTCAATGCGCCGGCTGAAACAGTCTGGGCAAAGCTTCGCGACTTTCATGATCTGAGCTGGGCGCCGGATGTGGTAACCAGGGTTGATGTTGTCGGGGACAAGGCAGGCGACCAGCCGGGCGCCAAAAGAGTACTGAACGAGGCGTTTCACGAGACCCTGCATGCACTCGACGACAACAACCGGGAGCTTACTTACAGCATCGACGAAGGCCCTTCACCGGTTTCTTCCAATGAAGTTAGCAACTATGAAGGGCATGTCCAGGTTCGTCCGGTAACGGAAGGCGACGGCGGCACCTTTGTGGAATGGTATTCACACTGGAAAGGCAATGACGAGTCCGCCGCTGAATTCTGTCACGGCATCTATGCCGGACTGCTGGGGCAGCTCAAGAAAACGCTGGAGCATTAA